A genomic segment from Bacteroidota bacterium encodes:
- a CDS encoding T9SS type A sorting domain-containing protein — MKTLKNCFFVLCTFLHLSAFAQVPNSNFNSLNSDGTIANWGNVYIFQAWLDTNGVMHGDSIVYDGPLYAPTTDAYSGSHALELHNAWNYTSNTGIVGAVASDEDSVFSSWGILNLVPTNATAFNPFAPINFGFHYKYFPANGDTAYSLLTLYDSLGISTGECEILLSDSTQTYTEIYAPVVYTSTAPAAYYSLRFSNFYTASPGYKQPSLGTHLLIDQIGFNLVTSIEQQSAIAQNAIQLVPNPAGNQLRIKLASNEVVRARVLSLLGRELIPLQNSNILDLENLNAGIYLLEVSTNETKQVLRFVKE, encoded by the coding sequence ATGAAAACTCTAAAAAACTGCTTTTTCGTTTTGTGTACTTTTTTGCACTTAAGTGCTTTTGCGCAAGTACCCAACAGTAATTTCAATTCACTTAACTCCGATGGAACTATAGCCAATTGGGGAAATGTATATATTTTTCAAGCCTGGCTCGATACAAATGGGGTTATGCATGGCGATTCAATTGTGTACGATGGTCCTTTGTATGCGCCTACTACCGATGCTTATAGCGGAAGTCATGCGCTCGAATTGCACAATGCTTGGAATTATACCAGCAATACAGGCATAGTTGGTGCGGTAGCTTCCGATGAAGATTCGGTGTTTAGCTCTTGGGGGATTTTAAATTTAGTTCCTACCAATGCTACTGCTTTCAATCCCTTTGCCCCTATCAATTTTGGATTTCACTATAAGTATTTTCCGGCAAACGGCGATACTGCTTATTCCTTGCTTACTTTGTATGATAGCTTAGGAATCAGCACCGGGGAGTGCGAAATATTGCTTAGCGATTCCACTCAAACTTATACCGAAATTTATGCTCCGGTAGTGTACACTTCAACTGCACCTGCAGCATATTATAGCTTGCGCTTTAGTAATTTTTACACAGCAAGTCCCGGTTATAAGCAGCCATCTTTGGGAACACACTTGTTAATTGATCAAATTGGATTCAATTTAGTTACAAGCATAGAGCAGCAATCAGCTATAGCACAAAATGCGATTCAATTAGTTCCTAATCCAGCCGGCAATCAGCTTCGCATTAAATTGGCGAGCAATGAAGTTGTGCGTGCAAGAGTATTATCGTTGCTTGGAAGAGAACTAATTCCTTTGCAAAACAGCAATATACTTGACTTGGAGAATTTGAATGCAGGAATTTATTTATTAGAAGTTTCTACAAATGAAACAAAGCAAGTACTTCGTTTTGTGAAAGAATAA
- a CDS encoding T9SS type A sorting domain-containing protein: MKKIKLTLFANLLVMMALTSAKSQNWIKHGTGLVSPSGVCVVDISAPSPSVAWGILSVFSAGSCGGQVPYFTKTVNGINWVAGTIALPANHTPVCISALSASTAWIATADISTNTSGSIYKTSNGGVSWQQQTSANFIDAARFVHFFDSNQGVAVGDSSVFITSNGGANWVFNGALPVPQAIVGGGTTQFLLNTYEVLGNTIWLGDVYGNFYKSTNQGVSWTVLPNCIYHSIKGIAFRDQNYGIAVASEYIGGGSGGSGGTDADSSVFTTDGGLTWSPMPIELNSLNVDDGSAKYDVGYVPGTANTFIVTSEYDSVYAAFSAISVDGGMHWTLLDSTEQHTVCAFTGSNNGFTGGYINTSSRGIYTLTGTLPTEVKRNVEQSSILLYPNPANEYIEISQLPQSCTTCLQVSIHGMDGKLWIREKLLHQNTSCKINLTSLPKGSYVLSIQQEAATIMTSKLIH; the protein is encoded by the coding sequence ATGAAAAAAATTAAACTGACGTTATTCGCAAATTTACTCGTTATGATGGCTTTAACGAGCGCTAAATCTCAAAATTGGATAAAGCATGGAACAGGACTAGTTTCGCCCTCGGGTGTATGTGTTGTGGATATTTCGGCACCAAGTCCATCAGTCGCTTGGGGAATTTTATCGGTATTCAGTGCCGGATCTTGCGGTGGACAAGTGCCCTATTTTACTAAAACTGTTAACGGAATTAATTGGGTAGCAGGCACTATAGCCCTTCCGGCGAACCATACACCTGTGTGTATTTCGGCCTTATCGGCAAGTACAGCCTGGATTGCAACTGCCGATATATCGACCAATACCAGTGGTTCAATTTACAAAACGAGCAATGGAGGGGTAAGCTGGCAGCAGCAAACAAGTGCCAATTTTATAGATGCAGCCCGCTTTGTACACTTTTTTGATTCCAACCAAGGTGTGGCTGTGGGCGATTCATCCGTATTTATAACAAGCAATGGGGGTGCTAATTGGGTATTTAACGGTGCTTTGCCTGTACCGCAAGCTATAGTTGGCGGAGGAACTACCCAGTTTCTATTAAATACCTATGAAGTGCTCGGCAATACCATTTGGCTGGGCGATGTGTATGGCAATTTTTATAAAAGTACCAACCAAGGCGTAAGCTGGACCGTATTGCCTAATTGTATTTATCACTCTATAAAGGGAATTGCCTTTCGTGATCAAAACTATGGAATTGCGGTAGCCTCCGAATACATTGGTGGAGGAAGCGGAGGCAGTGGTGGCACCGATGCCGATTCGAGTGTATTTACTACCGATGGTGGACTAACCTGGTCGCCCATGCCCATTGAACTTAACTCATTGAACGTGGATGATGGCTCTGCAAAATACGATGTTGGATATGTTCCGGGTACTGCCAATACCTTTATTGTTACCAGCGAATATGATTCGGTATATGCAGCCTTTTCGGCCATTAGTGTGGATGGAGGAATGCATTGGACCTTGTTAGATTCAACTGAGCAACACACCGTTTGCGCATTTACCGGAAGCAATAACGGCTTCACGGGTGGTTATATAAACACTAGTAGTCGGGGTATTTATACCTTAACGGGAACTTTGCCAACAGAGGTAAAACGAAATGTAGAACAATCCAGCATATTGCTATACCCTAATCCGGCCAACGAATATATTGAAATAAGCCAACTACCTCAATCTTGTACTACTTGCTTACAAGTGAGTATACATGGTATGGATGGGAAGCTGTGGATACGCGAAAAACTTTTGCATCAAAATACTTCTTGCAAAATAAATTTAACTTCCTTACCAAAAGGTAGTTATGTTTTAAGCATACAACAAGAAGCTGCTACAATTATGACATCTAAACTTATTCATTAA